A stretch of Suncus etruscus isolate mSunEtr1 chromosome 9, mSunEtr1.pri.cur, whole genome shotgun sequence DNA encodes these proteins:
- the LOC126018565 gene encoding mas-related G-protein coupled receptor member X1-like produces MSPHLPSCKLVALKALADLLLCLSIDFSSSRKGTGPWRLQFEELLCVEFCYSKLTSDLENSQKTREAAQKLDRIPFGTKLHSFFCRLHSRTEKLNSSGVFLSMDPTDSAWTTEPTMKNESCSVFQPTINLERLMPELLIVTIALIGLVGNGLVLWLLGFQMQRNAFSVYILNLSGSDFLFLSVQCIYHLGLLITRSVSMSDSINRLVISVRNLAYMTGLSILSAISTERCVSVLWPIWYHNRPKNISAIICALLWALSLLLTMLNEASCGILFGNYNRNLWRRINIIISVWLIFSCLVLSGSSLTLLIRLLFGSQRIKLTRLYMTIGLTVMVFLLCGLPWGIHWFLFYWFLEQCDTFLKFNRIMYVLTWINSCANPIIYFFVGFYRQRQQRHIFNLKFILQRAFQDVPVLGKHEGSLPQESLEISEKVTFTNSESLM; encoded by the exons ATGAGTCCACACCTTCCAAGCTGCAAACTTGTTGCCCTTAAAGCTCTAGCAGACTTATTATTGTGTCTCTCCATTGATTTTTCCTCAAGCAGGAAAGGAACTGGACCTTGGAGGCTACAATTTGAAGAACTGCTCTGTGTGGAGTTCTGCTATAGCAAGCTCACCTCAGATTTAGAAAACTCTCAG AAAACCAGAGAAGCTGCCCAAAAACTTGATAGGATTCCCTTCGGCACCAAGTTGCACTCCTTTTTCTGCAGGCTCCATTCCAGGACAGAGAAATT GAATTCAAGTGGAGTGTTTTTGAGCATGGATCCAACTGACTCAGCCTGGACTACCGAACCTACAATGAAAAATGAAAGTTGTAGTGTCTTTCAACCAACAATTAACTTGGAACGCTTAATGCCAGAATTATTGATAGTCACCATTGCCCTGATTGGACTGGTAGGAAATGGTCTTGTGCTCTGGCTCCTGGGTTTCCAGATGCAGAGGAATGCTTTCTCTGTCTACATCCTCAACTTGTCAGgctctgattttcttttcctctctgtccagTGTATATACCACCTAGGGTTACTTATTACTAGAAGTGTTTCAATGTCTGACTCCATCAACAGATTAGTTATCTCAGTAAGAAATTTAGCCTATATGACAGGCCTGAGCATTCTTAGTGCCATCAGCACTGAGAGATGTGTGTCAGTCCTGTGGCCCATCTGGTACCACAACCGTCCAAAAAACATCTCAGCTATCATATGTGCCCTGCTCTGGGCTTTGTCCCTGTTGTTGACCATGTTAAATGAGGCATCCTGTGGCATCCTGTTTGGTAATTACAATAGAAATTTGTGGCGACGTATTAATATTATCATTTCTGTGTGGCTGATTTTTTCATGTCTGGTTCTCTCTGGTTCCAGCCTGACCTTATTGATCAGATTGCTATTTGGCTCCCAGAGGATAAAGCTGACCAGGCTGTATATGACCATTGGACTTACAGTGATGGTCTTCCTCCTCTGTGGCCTGCCATGGGGCATCCACTGGTtccttttttattggtttttagaaCAGTGTGATACATTCTTAAAATTCAACCGGATTATGTATGTGCTAACCTGGATCAACAGCTGTGCCAACCCCATCATTTACTTCTTCGTGGGTTTTTATAGGCAGAGGCAACAGAGACACATATTCAATCTTAAATTTATTCTGCAGAGGGCTTTTCAAGATGTTCCTGTGCTGGGTAAACATGAAGGCAGCCTTCCTCAGGAGTCTCTGGAGATCTCAGAAAAAGTCACATTCACTAATTCTGAGTCACTAATGTAG